GGTGGCCGCGCAACACCGGGTGACCAGCATGTTCACCGCGCCGACCGCGTTGCGCGCGATCCGCAAGGAAGACCCCGAGGGCAAATTCCTCTTTCCGTACGACCTGAGCGCCCTGCGCCTGCTCTTCCTCGCCGGCGAGCGCCTCGATCCGCAGACCTACCGCTGGGCCGGTGACCTGCTCGGCGTGCCGGTGATCGACAACTGGTGGCAGACGGAGACCGGCTGGCCGATCGCCGCGAGCCCGCGGGGCATCGAGGAGTTGCCGACCAGGCCGGGCTCACCGTCGGTGCCGATGCCCGGGTACCGCGTCCGGGTCGTCGACGAGTCCGGTAATGATCTGCCGCCGGGCGCGGAGGGAGCGATCGTCATCGGTCTGCCGCTGCCACCGGGCTGCCTGCCCACGCTCTGGCAGGACGACGAGCGGTATGTCCGCTCCTACCTCACCACGTTCCAGGGCAACTACCTGACCGGTGACGGCGGGCGCTTCGACGAGGACGGCTACCTGTACGTCCTGGGCCGCACCGACGACGTCATCAACGTGGCCGGCCACCGCCTCTCCACCGGCGCGATGGAGGAGGTCCTCGCCGCGCACCCGGCCGTCGCCGAGTGCGCCGTGATCGGCGTCCACGACCCGGTGAAGGGCCAGGCGCCCCGAGCCTTCGTGGTCCTCAAGTCCGGCGCCGACCCGACCGGTGTCGAAGCCGACCTGATCGCCCGGGTCCGCACCGAGATCGGCCCGGTCGCCGCCTTACGCCGGGTCGACGTGGTCCCGGCCCTCCCGAAGACCCGCTCCGGCAAGATCCTCCGAGCCACCATGCGGGGCATCGCCGACTCGGGCGACGCCCCCATCCCGTCCACCATCGAGGACCCCGCCGTCCTCGAAGCCCTCCGCCCCCTGCTCCACCCCTAGCCCGTCCCCCAGGCTGGCGCTCATGGCCCTTTCCCAAGCACGCATAGGGCCACCAGGGCCAGCCGGAGTTACCGGGCTGGCGCTCATGGCCCTTTCCCGGGCGCGGTTAGGGCCGTCACGGCCAGCCGGGGGTTCCGGGCTGGTGCTCATGGCCCTTTCCCGGGCGCGGTTAGGGCCGCCAGGGCCAGCCGGGGGTTCCGGGCTGGTGCTCATGGCCCTTGCCCAGGCACGGTTAGGGCCGCCAGGGCCAGCCGGGGGTTCCGGGCTGGCGCTCATGGCCCTTGCCCAGGCACGGTTAGGGCCGTCACGGCCAGCCGGGGGTTCCGGGCTGGCGCTCATGGCCCTTGCCCAGGCACGGATAGGGCCACCACGGCCAGCCCGGTGGGGGTTGGCGATCGTGGCCAGCCGCGGACGTCGCCCTGGAGGGGTTCGCGTTCTGGCCGCGCCAGCGGCCTGCGAAGCCCGGAAGGGTCCCCGCGGGAGCGGCGATCAGTTATCAGCGCGGACCGTGGCAATGAAGGATGGGATCTTCATGGGCGAACCGAGCGGGCCGAGGCGATCAGTGGCTTCCCTCGCTCATGGTGGTGAGGAACTTGTCGCGGAAGGTGTTCATCGGCCAGACCGGCGCGTCGGGGGCGGGCTTGAGGCCGTCGGTCCAGTTCCAGCTCGTGATGCGGTCGAGGACGGCCGGGTCCTTGGCGACGATGGTGATCGGGACGTCGTGGCTGGCGTTGTCGCCGGTGACGACCGGGGACGGCTGGTGGTCGCCGAGGAAGACCATGACCAGGTTGTCCTTGCCGTACGTGGTGATCCAGTCGACCAGGGTGGTGAGGGTGTACTGGATCGACTTGCCGTATTCCTGGCGGACCTTGGACGAGGCGGTCCAGATCTCCGCCTTGGTGGGCTGGTTGGCGACGATGCCGTTGTAGACCGAGCCGTCGCCGACCTTGTCCCAGTCGAGGAACTCGGGGATCGGCGCCCACGGGGTGTGGCTGGAGACCAGCGGCATCTCGACGAAGAGCGGCTTGCGGCCGGCCTTGGTGTACTCCACCTCGGAGAACTTCTTGAGGGTGTACTGGTCGGGCATCGGCGCCCAGCTGAACTTGGGGCCGGTGTAACCGAGGTTGCGGGAGTCCCAGATCCGGTTGAAGCCGTAGAAGTTGCCCTCCGGCCAGGCCCGGGTGGCGCCCGGCATGACGCTGACGGTGTCCCAGCCGGCCGACCGGAACAGGCTGGGCAGGGTGAGCCGGCTGCTGGCGGTCAGGTTGCGGTACCGGCCCTGGTTGTTGATCCACAGGCCGGACATCGTGGTGGAGTGGGCCAGCCAGCTGCCGCCGCCGAAGGTGGGCGAGGTGAGCCAGCCGCTGCGGGCGCTGAACCCGGCGGCCTTGAGCTTGGCGGTGCCCTCGTCCAGGACCGGGTCGACGCCGGGGGCCAGGTTCGGTGCCTCGACGGCGTTGCGGCCGTAGCTCTCCACGAAGGTGAGCATCACGTCCTTGCCGGTCAGGCCGGTGAGCAGCTGGTCGGGCGGTACGTTCTGGAACGCGTCGACCTTGACCTCGCGGGCGAACGCGGCCTCGTTCTTGATGCCGGCCCGGGCCTGGTTGGCGCGATCCCACGCGTAGCTGACGGTGGTGCGGGCGGCCACCGGGACGTTCGGCATCAGGGTCGGGATGCCGAACGCGAGCGAGAGCGCCCACGCGGTCGCGATGCCGCCGGCGGTGAACGCGGACTTGCGCCGGTCCTCGCCGAGCAGCCGGTTGACCCGCAGCGTGGCCCAGGTGGTGACGCCGAGCACCACGGCGACCAGCAGGACGATCGCGGCGATCGCGCCGTACGCGCCGGCCGGGCCGTAGGACTCGTGCACGAAGTCGTAGGCGTCGTCGAAGAGCACCCAGTCCAGGACCGGGTCGAACGGCCGGTTCAGGACCTGGAAGAAGCCCATGTCCAGGCACTTCTCGATGACCAGCCAGCCGAGCGCGACGCCGGCGATCGCGGCGACGATCCGCCGGGGGCGGCGGGGGAGCACGATCAGCACGGCGATGCCGAGCGCGGCCTCGATCGGGATCCGGGTGAAGCTGCCCAGGGTGAGGCGCTTGAGCACGTTCGGGTAAAGCAAGGCCACGAAGACGATCAGGCAGGCCAGGACGGTGAGGCCGCGGCTGAACCCGGGGCTGCGGAGGAAGCGGCGGACACGGCCCGGTTCCTTCGGGGTCTCGGCGATCTCGCCGACCGGGCTTTCCTCGATCTCGGCGGCCGGGCTCTCCTCGACCTCGGCGGCCGGGCTCTCCTCGATCTCGGCTCCCTCCGTGATCTCGGCCACCTCGGGGACCTCGGTGATCTCCGCGGCGGGGTTCTGCTCGTCGGCGACGTCAAGTTCTGGCACGTCTGAGGGAACGCATGCCGGGCTCAGATGGTTCAACCCCTTGTCTTTTACATATCTAGCCGATAGGAAAAGAAGGTGGCGAAGCAGATTATCCTGGCCGCGCACTTCCCGGGGGTGAACAACACCACCGTGTGGAGCGACCCGGACGCGGGCAGTCAGATCGCGTTCACGTCCTTCGAGCACCTGGCCCGCACCGCCGAGCGCGGGAAGTTCGACTTCTTCTTCCTGGCCGAGGGGCTGCGGCTCAGAGAGCAGCGCGGCCGGATCCACGACCTGGACGTCGTCGGCCGGCCGGACACGCTGACCGTGCTCGCCGCGCTGGCCGCGGTGACCGAGCACCTCGGCCTGGCCGGGACGCTGAACGCCACCTTCCACGAGCCGTACGAGCTGGCCCGCCAGCTGGCCACCCTCGACCACCTGTCCGGCGGGCGGGCCGCGTGGAACGTGGTCACCTCGCACGGCGCGTTCTTCGGGGAGAACTTCCGGCGCGGCGGCTTCCTGGAGCACGCCGACCGATATCGGCGGGCCGGGGAGTTCATCGAGGCCGCCCGCGCGCTGTGGGACTCCGACGGCGGGGACTTCGCGGTCGGCAGCTCGCAGTTCGACATCCGGGGCCGCTTCGGGGTGCCGCGCAGCCCGCAGGGCCACCCGGTGATCCTCCAGGCGGGCGACTCGGACGAGGGGCGGGAGCTGGCGGCGCGGCACGCCGACGCGATCTTCTCGCGGCACCACCGGCTCGGTGACGCGCAGCGGTTCTACCGCGACGTCAAGGACCGGCTGGTCCGCCACGGCCGTCCCGAGCAGTCGCTGAAGATCATTCCGGGTGTCTCGTACGTTCTCGGCGACACCGACGCGGACGCGCAGGAGCGTGCGCACCACATCCGGCGGCAGCAGGTCAGCCCGCAGACCGCGATCCTGCTGCTGGAGCAGCTGTGGAACCGCGACCTGTCCGGCTACGACCCGGACGGCCCGCTGCCGGCGGCCGACCCGCTGCTGGACGAGGACGACACGATCATCAAGGGCCGGGCCGGGATGTACCCGGACCGGCTGCGGACCGCGAACGAGTGGCGGGCCCTCGCCGAGGCGAAGAAGCTGTCGATCCGGGACCTGATCATCGAGGTGACCGGCCGGCAGAACTTCATCGGCACGCCCGAGCGGGTCGCGGCCGAGCTCGACGAGTACGTGCAGAGCGACGCCTGCGACGGCTTCATCCTGGTGCCGCACCTGACCCCGACCGGCCTCGACGACTTCGTCGACCGGGTCGTGCCGCTGCTCCAGGAACGGGGCGTGTTCCGCACGTCCTACGAGACGACGACTTTGCGGGGCCACCTCGGCCTCGGTGGGGAGTGACCATGGGTGTGCCCCTGTCCGTTCTTGACCTCGCGCCGCTGGTGGCCGGCGGGGATGTCGGCGACGCGCTGCGACGCACCCTCGACCTCGCCCAGCGGGCCGAGCAGTTCGGCTATCACCGGTACTGGGTGGCCGAGCACCACTTCACGCCCGGGGTGGCGTCGGCGCAGCCGGCCCTGCTGCTCGGGCAGATCGCCGCGGTCACCGACCGGATCCGGCTCGGGTCCGGCGCGGTGCAGACCGGCCACCAGACCGCGCTCTCCATCGTGGAGCAGTTCGGGCTGCTGGACGCGCTGTATCCGGGGCGGTTCGACCTCGGGCTCGGCCGGTCCGGCCAGGCCAAGGCCGAGGCGTTGCGGCAGCAGGCGGCGGCCCCGGCGCGGGAGCGCGAGGTGGGCGGGCTGCTGATCCCGAAGCACTTCTCCTGGGCGCCGATCTTCGCGTCCGACCGCAGCGCCCTGGTCGGCCGGCTGCTCCAGCAGCCCGGCGCCGAGTCGCTGCCGCTCGGCGAGATCCTCGACCAGATCCAGGCGCTGCTGGCCGGGCCGTACTCGGACGGCAAGGGCAACGAGGTGACCGCGGTGCCCGGGGCCGGGGCCGACCTTCAGGTGTGGCTGCTGGGCAGCAGCGGCGGGGAGAGCGCGCGCACGGCCGGGGCACGGGGCCTGCCGTTCGTGGCGAACTATCACGTGGCGCCGGCCAAGGTGCTCGACGCGGTGGAGGCGTACCGGGCGGCCGGCGGGACGCACCTGATGGTCTCGGCCGACGTGGTGGTGGCCGAGGACGACGAGACGGCGCGGCGGCTGGCGCTGCCCTACGCGCTGTGGGTCCGCAGCATCCGGACCGGCCTGGGCGCGGTGCCGTTCCCGAGCATCGAGCAGGCGCTCGCGTACGAGTGGACCGACGCCGACCGGGCGCTGGTCGCCGACCGGGTCGACACCCAGTTCGTCGGCTCGCCGGCCACGGTCGCCGAGCGGCTGCGCACCCTGCGCGAGGTGACCGGCGCCGACGAGCTGCTGATCACCACGATCACCCACCGGCACACCGACCGGGTCCGGTCGTTCGAACTGCTCGCCAAGGAATGGGCGGACTCCTGATGTTTGTGGCAGTGGCTCTGGACGGCGACTCGTTCGCCGCGCGGGACTGGGCCGACGTGGTGCGCCAGGCCGACGACGCCCGGGTCGACCTGGTCACCTTCGACGACGACTTCGGCCGGCACGGCCCGGATGCGGTGCTGACCGCGGCCCGGGTCGCGCCGCTGACCCGGCACGTCGGGCTGGTGCCGGTCGCCACGACCACGCACACCGAGCCGTTCCACCTGTCCACCGCGCTGGCCACGCTCGACCACGTGAGCAACGGCCGGGCCGGCTGGCAGGTGCGGGTCTCCACCGATCCGGCCGAGGCGGCGCTGCTCGGGCGGCGGGCGCCGCTGGAGCGGGACGAGCTGTTCGCCGAGGCCGCCGACGCGGTCGAGGTGGTCCGGCGGCTCTGGGACAGCTGGCAGGACGACGCGATCATCAAGGACGTCGCGACCGGGCGGTACATCGACCGGGATCGGCTGCACTACACCGACTTCGCCGGGCGGTACTTCTCGGTCAAGGGCCCGTCGATCGTCCCGCGCCCGCCGCAGGGCCAGCCGGTGGTGGCCGTCGCCGACGGCGAGGCGCCGGACGACGCGGCGGACGTCGTGTTCGTGGCGGACCGGCTGGCCGGGCCGCGGCCCGGGCGCAAGGTGTTCGCGGACGTTCCGGTCCGGGAGGGCGGCAATCGGGACGCGATGGTCCGGATCCTGGCCGCCGCTGCGGCCGGGGTGGACGGGGTGCGGCTGCGCGGCGACCTGCTCACCGTCATCCGGGACCTGATCCCGGAGCTGCGCTGGCGCGGTCTGTTCCACCCGTCGCACGCCGCCACCCTGCGGGAGCGGCTCGGCCTGCCGCCCGCGATCAACCGCTACGAGCTTCCCGCCCCGGCCTGACGACCGGGTCCGCTCCGGCTTGCGACCGGGTCGGCTCCGGCCTGACGACCGGGTCCGCTCCGGCTTGCGACCGCCGCTTTCCGGTACGCCCACAGCGCCGTCCCGGCAGGAAGCGGCGGTCGCCCGTGCCGCGCTGCCCGGACGCCGAGCGGCGGACGCCGAGCGGCGGTCGCCGGCTCGGCGTCCCGCCGCCCGAGGGTCGCCCACCCGGTCAGATCTCCAGGACGAGCTTGCCGCGGGTGCGGCCGGTGGCCAGCCGGCGGTGCGCCTCCCCGGCCTCGGCCAGCGGCAGCACCCCGGCGACCTCGACGTGCACCCGACCGGCATCGATCAGCCCGGCGATCTCCGCCAGCGCCGGCCCGTCCGGCTCGACCAGGAACCCGGTGGCCCGCACCCCGGCCCGCCCGGCGGCCTCGGACACCGCCGGCGACACCCCGGACGGCACGGCGATCAGCAGCCCGCCCGGCGCCAGCGCCGCCACCGACCGCACCCCGGTGTCCTCGTCCCCGACCAGGTCCAGGACCACGTCGACGTCCTTGGCCACCTCCTCGAACCGGGTGGCCCGGTAGTCGACCAGCTCGTCCGCGCCGAGTGTGCGCAGCCAGTCGTGCTTGTCCGCCCGCGCGGTCCCGATCACGTGCGCCCCGAGGTGCTTGGCGAACTGGACGGCGAAGTGCCCGACCCCGCCGGCCGCCGCGTGCACCAGCACCCGCTGACCGGGACGGATCGTGGTCGCCGCGGTCAGCGCCTGCCACGCGGTCAGCGCCGCGAGCGGCACCGCGGCGGCGGCCGTGTGCCCGATGGTGGCCGGTTTGCGGGCGAACTGCCGGGACGGCGCGGTCACGTACTCGGCGTAGGCACCGGCCTGCCGCGGGAACCACGGCATCCCGTAGACCTCGTCGCCGGCCGCGAGGGTGTGCACGCCGAAGCCGACCTTGTCCACCACGCCGGACACGTCCCAGCCGAGGATGAACGGCGGCGCCCCGAGCACCCCGGCCATCCCGGCGCCGGCCCGGGTCTTGTGGTCCACCGGGTTCACCCCGGCCGCGACCACCCGGACCCGCACCTCGGTGGGCAGCGGCTCGGGGATCGGCACCTCGGCCACCCGGAGCACCTCGGGGCCGCCGAACTCCTGCTGTGTGACTGCTCGCATGTTGTTCTGCACGCCGCGAAAGCTATCCCCGGGACGGTAGTTACCCGCAAGGGAGACTACTATCTTTTGGTAACCAAGGAGGTCGGATGACTGCCACCTGCGCCACCGGCGAGCACGACAAGCACGACGTCTATGCCGAGCTGTGCCCCTGCCGCGGCCTGCTCGACCTGATCGCCAACAAGTGGACCACCCTCGCGGTCGGCGCGCTGGAGTCCGGGCCGCTGCGCTTCGGCGCCCTCCAGCGGCACATGGAGGGCATCAGTCCCAAGGTGCTGACCCAGACCCTGCGCCGGCTGGAGGACGCCGGCCTGCTGACCCGCACGGTCTACCCGGCGGTCCCGCTGCATGTGGAATATGAGCTGACCGCCGTCGGCCGCAGCCTGATCACCCCGCTGCGCGGCCTGCGCGACTGGGCCGAGCACCACCTGCACGAGCTGACGATCTGACAGCCGAGTCGGGCGAACCGCTCAGCCGTCGCTGCGGTAGGTGAACGAGACCAGCCGGGTCTCCTCCGCCCCCAGCGCCCCGATCCCCAGCATCCGCCCGGTGAACCCGCCCGCCACCTCGGTG
Above is a genomic segment from Actinoplanes ianthinogenes containing:
- a CDS encoding LLM class flavin-dependent oxidoreductase, with translation MAKQIILAAHFPGVNNTTVWSDPDAGSQIAFTSFEHLARTAERGKFDFFFLAEGLRLREQRGRIHDLDVVGRPDTLTVLAALAAVTEHLGLAGTLNATFHEPYELARQLATLDHLSGGRAAWNVVTSHGAFFGENFRRGGFLEHADRYRRAGEFIEAARALWDSDGGDFAVGSSQFDIRGRFGVPRSPQGHPVILQAGDSDEGRELAARHADAIFSRHHRLGDAQRFYRDVKDRLVRHGRPEQSLKIIPGVSYVLGDTDADAQERAHHIRRQQVSPQTAILLLEQLWNRDLSGYDPDGPLPAADPLLDEDDTIIKGRAGMYPDRLRTANEWRALAEAKKLSIRDLIIEVTGRQNFIGTPERVAAELDEYVQSDACDGFILVPHLTPTGLDDFVDRVVPLLQERGVFRTSYETTTLRGHLGLGGE
- a CDS encoding sulfatase-like hydrolase/transferase is translated as MPELDVADEQNPAAEITEVPEVAEITEGAEIEESPAAEVEESPAAEIEESPVGEIAETPKEPGRVRRFLRSPGFSRGLTVLACLIVFVALLYPNVLKRLTLGSFTRIPIEAALGIAVLIVLPRRPRRIVAAIAGVALGWLVIEKCLDMGFFQVLNRPFDPVLDWVLFDDAYDFVHESYGPAGAYGAIAAIVLLVAVVLGVTTWATLRVNRLLGEDRRKSAFTAGGIATAWALSLAFGIPTLMPNVPVAARTTVSYAWDRANQARAGIKNEAAFAREVKVDAFQNVPPDQLLTGLTGKDVMLTFVESYGRNAVEAPNLAPGVDPVLDEGTAKLKAAGFSARSGWLTSPTFGGGSWLAHSTTMSGLWINNQGRYRNLTASSRLTLPSLFRSAGWDTVSVMPGATRAWPEGNFYGFNRIWDSRNLGYTGPKFSWAPMPDQYTLKKFSEVEYTKAGRKPLFVEMPLVSSHTPWAPIPEFLDWDKVGDGSVYNGIVANQPTKAEIWTASSKVRQEYGKSIQYTLTTLVDWITTYGKDNLVMVFLGDHQPSPVVTGDNASHDVPITIVAKDPAVLDRITSWNWTDGLKPAPDAPVWPMNTFRDKFLTTMSEGSH
- a CDS encoding winged helix-turn-helix transcriptional regulator translates to MTATCATGEHDKHDVYAELCPCRGLLDLIANKWTTLAVGALESGPLRFGALQRHMEGISPKVLTQTLRRLEDAGLLTRTVYPAVPLHVEYELTAVGRSLITPLRGLRDWAEHHLHELTI
- a CDS encoding NADP-dependent oxidoreductase gives rise to the protein MRAVTQQEFGGPEVLRVAEVPIPEPLPTEVRVRVVAAGVNPVDHKTRAGAGMAGVLGAPPFILGWDVSGVVDKVGFGVHTLAAGDEVYGMPWFPRQAGAYAEYVTAPSRQFARKPATIGHTAAAAVPLAALTAWQALTAATTIRPGQRVLVHAAAGGVGHFAVQFAKHLGAHVIGTARADKHDWLRTLGADELVDYRATRFEEVAKDVDVVLDLVGDEDTGVRSVAALAPGGLLIAVPSGVSPAVSEAAGRAGVRATGFLVEPDGPALAEIAGLIDAGRVHVEVAGVLPLAEAGEAHRRLATGRTRGKLVLEI
- a CDS encoding LLM class flavin-dependent oxidoreductase, whose translation is MFVAVALDGDSFAARDWADVVRQADDARVDLVTFDDDFGRHGPDAVLTAARVAPLTRHVGLVPVATTTHTEPFHLSTALATLDHVSNGRAGWQVRVSTDPAEAALLGRRAPLERDELFAEAADAVEVVRRLWDSWQDDAIIKDVATGRYIDRDRLHYTDFAGRYFSVKGPSIVPRPPQGQPVVAVADGEAPDDAADVVFVADRLAGPRPGRKVFADVPVREGGNRDAMVRILAAAAAGVDGVRLRGDLLTVIRDLIPELRWRGLFHPSHAATLRERLGLPPAINRYELPAPA
- a CDS encoding LLM class flavin-dependent oxidoreductase, whose translation is MGVPLSVLDLAPLVAGGDVGDALRRTLDLAQRAEQFGYHRYWVAEHHFTPGVASAQPALLLGQIAAVTDRIRLGSGAVQTGHQTALSIVEQFGLLDALYPGRFDLGLGRSGQAKAEALRQQAAAPAREREVGGLLIPKHFSWAPIFASDRSALVGRLLQQPGAESLPLGEILDQIQALLAGPYSDGKGNEVTAVPGAGADLQVWLLGSSGGESARTAGARGLPFVANYHVAPAKVLDAVEAYRAAGGTHLMVSADVVVAEDDETARRLALPYALWVRSIRTGLGAVPFPSIEQALAYEWTDADRALVADRVDTQFVGSPATVAERLRTLREVTGADELLITTITHRHTDRVRSFELLAKEWADS